The DNA window tgagaaacaatttttttaggCTCAAGAATGATGACGATGAGTATATATTAAGGGTAAAAAGACGTTCACGAACTTGCTATCCAGTTCTACAAACAGCTTACGAGAACAAAAAAACAGCAGCCAAACCATTTGAACACTTTGTACCAAATCATTGACAAAAAGATTTTTGTTGATGATAGTAAAGAGTAAGTCAAGGTGGTCACAAGAGAAGAATTCAAGGAATTTTTATTCAACATTAATGTGAACAAGAAACCATGCCATAACAGATTCAATGCTCAATTCTTTACAGAAAACTGATTGGTTTTGGGTCACGATGTCACATAAGGGGTCTTAGAATTCTTCCTAAATAGAAAAATGCTTAAACAATGGAACACTAAAGTTTTGACCCTAATTCCGAAACCCGCGTTTCTTAAAAGAGTTCAAGATTTTAGACCAATTTCTTACtgtaatttatttacaaaaattatttaaaaacactacaacaaaatagacttacggcgacgcttaaaaagacttctgccaacccttaaaagcgtcgccaaaaatattaccgacacttattcttgcgttgccagaagcagggtgggcgtaAGTTATAACAACGCTAAATTAAGCGTCGGTAAACTTAATTTAAGCGTTGCTaaaagtatgtttaatttttaacaattcttttatatttataatattgattttttttacaattttacctgaacatttttatttttaaattaaataatttcatacaaaaattttaattataacaaaattaacataaattctcCCAACaaaattatcttataaaattatttaataaaatcatatcatagtcacaaaaatctcaaacaaacaaagtagttttgaacaacaaaaatgaaataaaaaattggaaTGGATGATTTTCATCTACTTGATCTTCTCTTCGGCCTCCACTGCAATTACGTAAAtggatattatttttaagataagaaattaaaaaaaaagtatatcgATGTGAATTAATTATAGATATCTAACTAGAACTAAAAGTGGAAACTATGATTCCGAAATGAAAAAACCCAGAAACTCTTAGAGTTTCGAAAAGCTAGGTTTAATCTTtgcatttgttttaaataagcCTTGTAATGTAAAGATCCATTGCAGTCTTACCTTGAACTCTGACAAATCTGAACAACGTCCTATGGAGCCTGGAAGATCTTTTCGTTGATTATTTGAGCATTTAAACCTACAAaccacaaaattaaaattcatgcAAACAAGATGCACCTGTCTATATAGATgcataactaatattttttctcattataCGTATATACTGAACTCACTGTCCATATTTTATTCGAAGCTAATATCCTAACAGTATTGACACAAAGATGgataaatcattaaatttttaagaaaatgaatcaTATGATTGTTCATTGTACAATGAAAATATAATCTTATCCAGGTAAAGCAATTGGAGTATCATGTGTCCAACCTCAAATAATCAGGAAAAAAAATATGCACACATGGAGTTGCCAACTACACCTCTtaacaaatgaagaaaaagtCAAGGTAAAGAGCCTACTTGACCAAAGCAGTTGCCGATCCAATTTCTTCAGGTATGCTGGATATCATGTTAAATGAAACATCTAATGATTTTAGCATGTGAAGCCTGTGAAACAATGATACAGATCATCAATTGGACGATGCCAtttcaaaaacacaaaatgaTTAAGCAAAAAGAGGGACAATTAAAATACAATACCTCAAAAAAgaacaaatacaaattaaatctAAAGAAACCAGTTACTAGAAAGAAATGAACAATACATACTCGCCTATGGCAGCCGGCAGGAGGGATAGCTTGTTGTGTCTAACATTAAGTACAGACAATAAAGGCAAGTTTCTGAGATCTTCCCTCAACGATTCAATGTTATTATGCGCTAAAATAAGCTTCTGTAGCTCCACGGTCTACAAACATTAACTTTCTTTAGTAACATCTTATGTCAATTTATCTTAGCTGATTCAGAATGTTAAAAATGAAGGAATGCGATTATTACTTCCCACCATTTCTCACTGCCTCCAATAGCATCCATGCTTTTGTATACTTCATTTGGCACTTCACTGATACAAAATAAGAACAACTAAgacataaaaaacatatttaacaaatttctCATCTAGGAACATATCTTTAACAACGAATGATTTCTCTTAGGCATACTAAGTGTTGTAAGGATATAGTAAGAAGGTAAGCATAAGTTGTAAGTACTTAAAGCAGAAGATTATTTCCTTCTGCAGATGGAAGAATACAcatctctttccaaaaaatctcaaaaaaacaGACAAATGCATCTGACTTTAAAAACATAAACAGTTTAGATCACCAGTGATCATGCATAGAAGAATACAAGCTACAGTCTAGACATTAACAGTATatgaacaaacaaacaaactacaGTCTAGACAATAGAACCAACAAATACACGCTAAGATAGTCCATCCGATTAGTCGCTTAATTAGGATTACAAGTGAAGAAAATGAGATAAAGCTTGAGGAATCATGAACTGTAAAGAGAGATGAATCACCTTAGTGAACGGTTGGAGAGGTTGAGGGAACCGGAAGCTCTTGCATCTTTCAAGAAACAATCCATAGACGGAAACCGGAAGGTCTTGCTCTTATTTAAAAACAAGTCAACCACACATAGCCAGAAAAGTTGCCAATGTTTTTCTTTCCTgtcataaaaaaatagaaaggaCTATTATAATGCTCATAAATGAATACACTATACCAAAGTCAACCTTCAACCCTGTTAACAGCAACCACATTCATTATTCTAACTCCCCGTTAATTTACTCTATTAACCTCGCTCCATTAATCATACTTGTGACCCTATTTGATTAGCCATCAAAATAATACTAATAGATGTCAGAAATGGGCATTTCTGCCATTTCAGCATAAATAAAATCTGACCCATTGATGAACAAACCAATTGATGCCATTTAATAATGAatgataaataatgaataataaaaaaaagggatTTCCAGACCTGATTTCTCCCATTAAACACAGCTCCTCTTCTTATACCATTTTCCAGTCACCATTGCTCACTACTTAACCAACGAACCAGATCCATTCAAGAATCAGGAAACAGacaacaacttcttcttctccttctctcttattattattattattcaaaaattaataataagaagaagaagaaaaattacaGATTTTTATGATTGCTTTCACTTTCAGCCTCCTCTCTTCTCTTTAGTAGTATTATCTTCTATTTCAAGAGCTGCACAACACTAAAGcttaattatcaatatattagaaaaaatggGAATCCAcctgattataaataaaaacaa is part of the Impatiens glandulifera chromosome 1, dImpGla2.1, whole genome shotgun sequence genome and encodes:
- the LOC124929293 gene encoding plant intracellular Ras-group-related LRR protein 6-like isoform X1 gives rise to the protein MGEIRKEKHWQLFWLCVVDLFLNKSKTFRFPSMDCFLKDARASGSLNLSNRSLSEVPNEVYKSMDAIGGSEKWWETVELQKLILAHNNIESLREDLRNLPLLSVLNVRHNKLSLLPAAIGELHMLKSLDVSFNMISSIPEEIGSATALVKFKCSNNQRKDLPGSIGRCSDLSEFKWRPKRRSSR
- the LOC124929293 gene encoding plant intracellular Ras-group-related LRR protein 6-like isoform X2, encoding MDCFLKDARASGSLNLSNRSLSEVPNEVYKSMDAIGGSEKWWETVELQKLILAHNNIESLREDLRNLPLLSVLNVRHNKLSLLPAAIGELHMLKSLDVSFNMISSIPEEIGSATALVKFKCSNNQRKDLPGSIGRCSDLSEFKWRPKRRSSR